The Siansivirga zeaxanthinifaciens CC-SAMT-1 region GGATTTTAGTCTCGTTGGTAGACCAATCATACGTTTTATCAAGTATGCCACCTAACTTAAAAATAGCATTGCCATGTTTTAGGGAGACGTATTTAAAATAATCGCGCCAAATAAGTTCAAAAATGAGCCAGTAAGTCGATTCGTTTTTAAAATGTTCCTTTTCAAAGTGTTTAATTTGATAGTAAATATGCTTTGCAGAAAGACTACCGTTTGCCAACCAAGGCGAAAATTTGCTGCTAAACTCAGTACCTATTAATCCGTTACGTGTTTTTTTGTAAACGCCTATTTTTTTGGTGTTAAAAAAATAATCTTGTAAGCGATTTAAAGCTTCTGTTTCGCCACCTTTAAAAGGGAAGGCACTGTTTGGATGTGTTTCAAAAGCCTCAAACCCTAAAGTGGTTAAAGTTGGTATTGACGTGTTGTTTTCAACATTAAAATTTTCTTTTTCTGCTGAAATACGCACGGTTTCTGGTCTTATCTCTGCATATTTCTCGCATTTTTTTCTAAAATCGGTAAAAACCTTAGGAAGGTTATGGATGTTAAAAGGAAGATCATCAGGATGAAATAAAAACTGATCGTAGGTTTCAATAAAAGAAATGGTTTTAGAAACCTTATTTTTTACGGCATTTAAAACTTGATTTTCCTCTGAAGTCCATTCCTTTTGAAGATATATAGCATCGATTTTAAACCTATCACAAAGCTGAGAAATGGCCTGTTCAGGCGCTTCAAAATAAACAAAAAGTGGAATGTTTATGTTTTGAAGTTGCTGCTTTAAATCGGTAATGGTTTCAATTAAAAATTGGGCTCTAAATTTTTCAGTTTTTTTAAAACCGAAAGCCGAATTTTCGAATTGTTTAGGATCAAAACA contains the following coding sequences:
- a CDS encoding DASH family cryptochrome; protein product: MQTKQNKTSLIWFRNDLRTHDNLSINNAIKNSEKVIAVYCFDPKQFENSAFGFKKTEKFRAQFLIETITDLKQQLQNINIPLFVYFEAPEQAISQLCDRFKIDAIYLQKEWTSEENQVLNAVKNKVSKTISFIETYDQFLFHPDDLPFNIHNLPKVFTDFRKKCEKYAEIRPETVRISAEKENFNVENNTSIPTLTTLGFEAFETHPNSAFPFKGGETEALNRLQDYFFNTKKIGVYKKTRNGLIGTEFSSKFSPWLANGSLSAKHIYYQIKHFEKEHFKNESTYWLIFELIWRDYFKYVSLKHGNAIFKLGGILDKTYDWSTNETKIQQWIDGKTNEPFVNANMIELKKTGWMSNRGRQNVASYFAKTLELDWRIGASYFESLLIDYDVHSNYGNWMYVSGVGNDPRDRTFNVKLQAERYDSDGKHQRLWLQDTLF